The genomic window GGAGGCTTGATAGATGCGGAGTTTCTCATTCAGTATTACACGCTTTTAGAAGGACTTAGAGAGCCATCCATGATAAGGGCGTGCCAGAGGCTAATGGGAAAGTATCCAATACTTAGAGAGACTCACGAACACTATACCTTTCTAAGGCTTGTGGAAACAAGGCTAAGGCTCTCCAAGGAGAGGGCAGGGTCCTTGCTAGGACCTCAGGAGAGCAAACGGGTGGCAAGCTCTTTGGGTATGCAGGTGGAGGAGCTTCAGGAAAAGGTTGGGCAGAGTATGAGGAGACTAAGAGAGATATTCCTTGAGGTTTTTGACTGAATTTCACAAAAGGAGCGAGGCTACCAAAAAGTAGATGAACACAGATATAATGTCCTGCAGGAAGGTGGCAAGCGGACCACTTCCATGGGCTGGGTCTGAGCCAAGCCTTTTGAGAAACATAGGCAATATAGATGCTACAAAGCCGGCCACAGTAGAGGTGAGGAGTATGGCAAGGGATACCACAAGGGCGATTTTTAAATCCTTCCAGAAGATGATGCTAACCTTTTGTTAAAACTTAACCTAAGAGAGTCAGAGCCTTTATGACCCTTTCCACCACCTTCTCCTTTGGCATCACATCGCACAGTATATCCACGCCCACCCCCTCAAGCTCACCGGTAAGAGAAGCCCTTAAGGCATGCCACACATCCTTAGCCTTCAAGTTTAGCTCCCTTTGTATCTCCTTGACTATCTCCTTTACCTTTTGTGAGTTTAACTGACCCTCCTGCACCTTCTGAAGGAATAGCTCTAACACATCCCTTGAGTGCTGGTTTTCAAGAACCGCCATCGCCTCCTCTGAGTAGCTTAGGCTTTCTGCAAAGAAGGGTCTTAACCTTTCTACGCCTTCCAGCAAGGTATCAAAGGAGTCTCTGGTCTTTTGGAGAACCCTTTTCACATACTCCTTGTCAGCTCTATAGCCCGCTCTTTCCAAAAAGGGCATAAACTCCTCCACAAGCCTATCAAGAGAAAGCACCTCTCTTATATATACTCCGTTCATCCACCTTAACTTTTCCTTGTTAAAGACCGCAGGTGCGGAGTTTACCCCTTCCAAGGTAAACAACTCTATAAGCTCCTCTTTGGAGAATATTTCCCTTCCTTCTTCTGGTGGAGACCAGCCAAGAAGACAGAGGAAGTTAAAAAGTGCAGGAGATAGGTAGCCTTCTTCTCTGTAGTTTCTAACAGAGACCGCACCATGCCTCTTGGAGAGTTTGCTCCGGTCTTCGCCCAGTATAACAGGTAGGTGGGCAAACTTTGGAATTTCAAAGCGGAGGGCTTCGTATATGAGTATCTGCTTGGGCGTGTTAGGAATGTGGTCTTCTCCCCTTATCACATGAGTGACCCCCATGAGGGCATCGTCCACCACCACCACAAAGTTGTAGGTGGGCGTTCCATCGCTCCTAACTATCACAAAATCCCCAAAATCATCCACATTTATAGCTATATGACCCTTTATGAGGTCTTCAAAGACCACAACCCTGCCATCTGGCACTCTGAAGCGTATGGTATAGGGCTTGCCTTGTCTTTTGAACTCTTCCACTTCTTCTTTGCTTAGAGCTCTACACTTGCCAGAGTATCTGTAAGGCACTCCCCTTTCTTCTGCCTTTTTCCTTTCTTCTTCAAGCTCTTCCACGGTGCAAAAGCAGGGATAGGCATGTCCGCTCTCTATGAGCCTTTGGGCGTATTCCTCGTATATGTGAAACCTCTCCGATTGTTTGTAGAATTCATCCCATTCTATGCCAAGCCACTTAAGGTCCTCAAGGAGCATTTCCTCAAACTCCTTTGTAGACCTTTCTCTGTCTGTATCTTCTACCCTGAGGATAAACTTCCCGCCGTGATGTCTGGCAAAAAGGTAGCTAAATATGGCGGTTCTTGCGTTTCCAAGATGCAGGTATCCCGTAGGACTTGGTGCAAAGCGTGAAACTACCATGAGAAACTATTATAACTTTTTAAGCCTCTTGTCCCAAAGCCCTCTCTTTTTCCTATCTTCAAAGGTAAGGCTGACCCCATGAAGGGAAAGCTCATAGAGAACCTTGTGCTTTTCCTTATCCGCAGACTCAAGCCTCTTTATAGCATAAGCCACATATTCTTCAGAAATATCTATTCCTATATACGCCTTACCCAACAGCTTTGCAGATACAAGTGTAGTCCCTGTGCCACAAAAGGGGTCTATGACTACACCGTATCTGTCTTCAAGAATAGAGTAGATTATCCTTGTAGGAAGCTCTATGGGAAAAACCGCAGGATGGTCCTTGTGTCCTTGTTCTGGTCTTATGTCCCATATGGATGTGAGCTTTGCATGACTTGGACTTAGCTCCTTAGGTTTACCCTTTACAAGCCAATATATCCTCTCTTCAACCTGCCAAAACCTCCACCCTCTGATGTTCCCTGCTATCTTCCTGTTCCATATAATCTCCTGCCATATATTCCACTTGGTTTTTGTAAGCCACTCAAGAGGATGTATCATCTTTCCGTTTTCGTATCTAACCTTGTGGTTGTAGAAAAAACTGCCACCCTCCTTTATCACCCTGTAGAGTTCATCTAAAACGTCTATCTGCCATCTTTGATAGTCCTCTTCCTTCATAGCGTCTCTGTAAGTTTTGTATATCACTTTTGGCACAAGCCAACCGCCATGTTTTTCCTTTTTGTTATAAGGCGGTGAAGTTATCCCAAGGTCTATGGAGCCAGAGGGTATGTCCCTAAGAACTTCTAAAACATCTCCGCATATAACTCTGTTGAGAAACTCTTCTATGCTATGCATTGCACTTTTTATTTACCAAGACTACTATAGTAATCACACCACTTGCTTATTGGACATTCTCCGCACTTTGGCTTTATGGGTTTGCATATGGTTTGACCAAAGGCTACCAAAAGTCTGTTGTAGTCTCTCCAATACTCTCTTGGCAGTATTTCCATCAAAGCCTCTTCTGTCTCTTCTGGAGTTTTTGTCTTCACAAGCCCCCACCTGTTGCTTATGCGATGCACATGCACGTCTACCGCTATGGCTGGCTTTCCAAAACCTTCAGAAATCACAATGTTTGCTACCTTTCTTCCCACGCCCTTTAGCTTTAAAAGGTTTTCAAGATTGTCTGGAACTTTACCATTAAAGTCTTCTACAAGCTGTTTTGCAAGCTCCTTTAATTGTCTTGCCTTGTTTCTATAAAAGCCTACGGGGTATATGAGTTTTTCAAGCTCCTCTTGGTCTATCTCCAAAAGGTCTTGTGGGTCTTTGACCCTTTGTAAAAATCTTTTGCAGACCTCTGCGGTTGTTTCGTCTCTTGTCCTTGTGGAAAGGAGAGCACAAAGAAGTGCACTAAGAGGGTCTTTCCTCTTTTGTGCTATGAGTTTTACTATTGGTGCATGCCACTTTGGAAACTCCCTTTTCATTATCTCAAGCACTTCAGGAAGGTCTTCCCTGGTCATTGGGCTTTATATTTTACGACAGCAAGAAGAAGTCCAATAGCTAAAAGATGTAGCCCTACAGAGTAAACTATGAGAAAAAGGAGAGAATACTGGTAAAGCAGACCCATTAGAGCACCACCTAAGAAGGCAGAAAGCCCCATAAAGAAGTGGAAAAGACCATAAGCCCTTCCTCTTGCGTCTTCTGAGGAGAGCTTGGCAACCGCAGACCTCATTATAGATTCTTGAACTCCAAGGCTTATACCCCAGAAGACCACCGCCAAAAGTGGCTGGCTTATAAGAAGTAGAAAGAGGGTAGAAAACATACCAATAGAAAGTCCAGCAATCAAAGACATAAAGCCAACCCTATCGTAAAGAACACCAAAAAGAAGTGCGGACAGGGCATCCACTCCCATAGCAAGTGCAAAGAAGAGGGCTACCTGCCAACCCTCAAAGTTTAGTTTTTGAGTTAGATGAAAACCCATAAGTGGAAACTGCAAAAAGCCAAGAGAAACAAGGCAGGAAGCAATAAGATATAGATAGAAGGCTTTGCCAAGAGAAGCCTCTGACCCTCGTCTTTCCTTCTGCAAGTCTTTTACTTCCAAGCCTTTTGCCTGCAAGAGAAAGAGCATGGCAAAGACCGCAGGCACAAAAAGCAGTGCAAAGGCAAGCCTATAACCAAAACCAAGATAAAGCACGAGGGCGACCACAGAAGGACCAAGAACCGCACCAATCTGGTCAAGAAACTCATGAAGACCGAAACCTTTTCCATGACCCACTACCTGAGTAGCCTTTGAAAGAAGTGTATCCCTTGAAGGAGTTCTTAGTCCCTTTCCCGTCCTCTCAAGAAGCAAAAGAAGGCTTGCGGTCTGCCAACTGCCTGCAAGAGAGAGAAGAGGAACCGCAAAAAGGTTTAGGGCATACCCACTTAGGGTAAAAGCCCAGTAGCTCCTTAGTTTATCAGAAAGAAAGCCAGAGAGAAGCCTAACCCAGTATCCCAGAAGCTCTGCCAGACCAGACACAAGGCTAACCCAAAGGGCGGAAGCTCCGAGAAAGGCGAGGTAAGGACCTATAATACCCTTTGCACCCTCGTAGGTAAAGTCCGCAAAGAGACTAACTACCCCCATAAGGACTATAAACCTGTATGCTCTTTTTTTATCCCACATCTATGCTCTCTACCTCACCCACAAGATTAAGCTCGGGAAGGAAAGACCTGACCCCTTCAAGAACCTCCAAAAGTCCAGAAAAGGTGTCTGGCGTGGCTATAAGATAAACCTCCTCTGAGGATTTTTCCCTTGTCCTTACTATGGCATATCTGCCAGACCCGTCTATGAGGGCTGTAAAAAGACCTATCTTCTCCTTAGGAACTTTTACCAGAAGAACCCTTGCCTTTACCTCTTTGCTCATGGCTAACTATCTTTGCACCAAATATGTCCTTTACCTTCTCCACAAAGGGTGGCAGACCGCCTTCCTCTTCCTTTTCCTCTACCACGAAGTCAATCTTAGGGTTCAAAGCCTTTATCTTTTGCATATTCTGTTCTATTAGGTCTCCCTTTCTTACAAAAAAGACAAACTTGTCTTCCTTGACCTCATACTTTGACCTTTTGAGTGCCTCCATTAAAAGGATGTCCAGCTTACCCTCAAGAGGTTTAAAAGGGTCTTCTTGCTCTGCTTCTTGTTTAGTTTGCTCCTTTTGTGTAGGTTCTACAGGTCTTTCAGAGGACATATACCTTATAAGCTCTCCAATGGGAAGAATGTCTCTGATTATCTGGGTCTTTATTATGGCAAGCTCACAGGCTCTGAGAAAGTCCCTGCTCCTTGCGTCAAGCCTTGCGGTGTTAACTACCTTTTCTAAATAGAGCAGTGCATTTAATGGAGTGTCCGCAAAACTCTTATGAAACTCCTCTACCCTCATAACCTTTTCTGGGTTCTTTAGGCTTTTGTAGAGCATTAGGTTTCTTATTTCCTCTTCAAGAGAGTCCCAAAATCTTGTGAGATTAAAACCTCTCTGGCTTATATCTCTTATAAAGGCAAGGGCTTGGTCTGTTTCAGAGTTTAAGAGGAGTTTAAGAAAATCCCTTACCCTCTCTTGAGATACTATACCCAAAAACTCTTCAAGGGTTTCAGACTTTACCTTACCCTCACCGTAGGTGCTTGCTTGGTCAAGCAAAGAAACCGCATCCCTCATACCACCATCGCTGAGCCTTGCTATAGTTATAAGAGCTTTTTCTTCACACTCAACACCTTCTCTTTCGCATATAGCCTTTAGATATTCCGCTATCTCCTCTTCCCTTAGTTTTGTGAAGATTATCCTTTGGCATCTTGAGAGTATGGTGGGCATTATCTTTTCATATTCTGTGGTGCAAAGCACAAAGATGGTCTTTGGTGGAGGTTCTTCAAGGGTCTTTAAAAGGGCATTAAAAGCCTCTCTTGTAAGCATATGGGCTTCGTCAAGGATGTAAACCTTGTATTTACCCTTTATGGGTGCATAAGAGACTGCATCCCTTATGGCTCTTATATCGTCTATACCCCTGTTGGAAGCAGCGTCTATCTCAATAAGGTCTGGAAAGTTCCCCTTGTCTATGGAAAGGCAGTTTTCACACCTTCCGCAGGGTTCGCCCTCCTCTGGCTGGAGACAGTTTACCGCCTTTGTTAGTATCCTTGCAAGGGTGGTCTTCCCCGTTCCTCTTGGACCCGCAAAGAGGTAAGCATGGGAAAGCTTGTTAAGCCTTACCGCATTTCTCAGCACACGCACTGCTACATCCTGACCTACCACCTCGGAGAACCTCTTTGGTCTATACTTCCTTGCAAAGGGAACATACATGCTGTTAAATAGTATAATCCTTATTGCAAAACTTTTTTCCTTCGTTATCTTTATCCTATAAGAGAGGTGTGAGAGATGTTTGAGAAATTTACCGAGAAGGCAAGACAGGTAATCCTCCAAGCAAGGGAGGAAGCCATAGAACTTGGGCATACATACCTTGGCAGTGAGCATATACTGTTAGCCCTTATAAGGGAGGAAGACCTTCCCTCCCTCGTGCTTACACGCTTTGGGCTGACCCAGGAGAAGGTGCGTAAAGCCATAATGGGTCAGATAACCCGCGGGAGCCACTCGGGTGAGATACTTTTTGCACCAGACGCCAAAAGGGTCCTTGAGTTTGCGGTGGAAGAGGCGCGCATACTGCACCACCAGTTTGTGGGACCCGAGCACCTGCTTATAGGCATCGTCAGAGAAAAGACGGGCTTGGGTGGAAGGATACTCAGAGGCTTTGGTCTTGATGAGTATTCTGTCAGAAGGGAGGTCCTGCAAATTCTTGGGGAGCTTCCTCCTCAAGAGACCACCAAGTATGCACCCACTCCAAACCTTGACAGGTTCTCAAGAGACCTCACGCAGATGGCAAGGGAAGGTAAGTTAGACCCTGTCATAGGAAGGGAGAAGGAAATAGAAAGGGTCATACAGATACTGGTCAGAAGAAGAAAGAACAATCCTGTCCTCCTTGGCGACCCCGGTGTTGGTAAAACCGCCATAGTGGAAGGTCTTGCACAAAGAATAGCCTACAAACAGGTGCCAGACCCCCTTCTCAACAAAAGGGTCGTAGCCCTTGACCTTGCAGCCTTGGTGGCTGGGACAAAGTATAGAGGTCAATTTGAAGAGAGGCTCAAAAATATCCTCAAGGAGCTTGAAAAGGCACCTAACGTGATACTCTTTATTGATGAGATACACACCCTTGTGGGAGCAGGTTCCGCAGAGGGTTCCATAGATGCCAGCAACATGCTAAAGCCAGCCTTGGCAAGGGGTGAAATACAGGTTATAGGTGCCACAACCCTTGACGAATACAGGAAATACATAGAAAAAGATGGTGCTTTAGAAAGAAGGTTCCAACCCATCATAGTGGACCAGCCATCGCAAGAGGACACCATAAGGATACTCTATGGGCTTAAAGCCAAGTTTGAGGAGTTCCACAATGTGGAATACAAGCCAGAAGCCATAGAGAAGGCGGTTGTGCTTTCTGAAAGATACATAACAGAAAGAAACCTGCCAGACAAAGCCATAGATGTAATAGACGAAGCTGGCTCTCTGGTAAAACTCAGGGCATACCAGCTACCACCTGAACTAAAGGAGATAGAAGAGAAGATAAGGGAAATAGAAGAGAAGAAAGAAGAGGCCGCAAACCAGCAAGACTACGAAAAGGCAGCGAGACTAAGGGATGAGGAGCTAAGGCTAAGGGCTAAGCTGGAGAGCCTCAAAGCCAAGTGGAGACAGGAGATGTCCGCCAACAGACCAAAGGTAACAGAAGAGGATGTGGCCGAGGTGGTGGCAAGGTGGACAGGCATACCTGTCAAAAGGATACACGAAAACGATATGGAAAAGCTCCTACACATTGAGGAAGAGCTTCACAAGAGGGTTATAGGGCAAGATGATGCCATAAAGGCTATAGCCAAAGCCATAAGAAGGTCAAGGGTGGGACTAAAGGGTAGGCACAGGCCCATAGGCGTTTTCCTTTTCCTCGGACCAACAGGCGTGGGAAAGACCGAAACCGCAAAAGCCCTTGCGGAGTATCTCTTTGGCTCTGAGGAAGCACTCATTAGGTTTGATATGTCTGAGTATATGGAAAAGCATACTGTCTCAAGGCTTGTGGGTGCACCTCCGGGATATGTGGGTTACGAGGAGGGTGGACAGCTCACAGAAAAGGTCAGAAGAAGACCCTACTCAGTGCTACTCTTTGACGAGATAGAAAAGGCTCACCCAGATGTGTTTAATATCTTCCTCCAGATATTTGATGACGGAAGGCTCACCGATGCCATGGGAAGAACGGTGGACTTTTCCAACACCATAATCATAATGACCTCCAACCTGGGTGCAAGGCTAATAGCCCATGGCTCTCAGATGGGCTTTGAGAAGAAGTTCGGCATGATAGACTACGAGCAGATGAAAAAGAATGTGCTTGACCAAGTCAAGAGGACCTTCAGTCCAGAGTTCCTCAACAGGCTTGACGAGATAATAGTATACAGACCCCTTGAGAAGGAAGATGTGGTAAAGATACTGGAGCTACAGCTTGAACAGATCAACAAAAGCCTGCAGGAGTGGAATGTGAAGGTCAAGCTCCACAAGAGCTTCATAGACTGGATAATAGACAAGGAATACAAGCCCGAGTATGGTGCAAGAAGCCTAAAGAGGGCCCTTCAGCACCACGTGGAAGACTTGCTGGCAGAAGAGCTTCTCAAGGGAAGCCTCGCAGATGTGGAAGTGGTAGAGATAAAGGTCAAGGATGACAAGCCTTACATAAAGCCTGTGAAAAAGAAGGAGAAGCTGGAAGCCATCTTCAACCAGTGAGAAGCTGGGCTGGGTTTTCTAGGGCAAAGACCTTGGATACCCCGCCCCTTCCGCTAACGCCTATGACCTTGTCTGCAAAACTTGCGAGGACTTCCCTCAACGTGACCACTATAAACTGAGCTTTTTTTGACCTCTCCTTTATAAGCTCTCCCACCCTTCTGGCGTTTGCTTCATCAAGGTGTGCATCCACTTCGTCAAAGTAATAGAAGGGTGATGGTCTGTAGTCTTGTATGGCGAAGATAAGAGAAATAGCAGCAAGTGTCTTTTCACCACCAGATATGGCTTCTAAGTATTGCACCTCCTTTCCTCTTGGCTTTACCACCAAGCTCACACCACCAGAAAATGGGTCATCCTCTCTCTCAAGCACCATGTATGCCCTTCCACCAGGAGAAAGCTCAGAGAAAATGTGCCTAAGGTTTCTATCCACTGCCTGAAAGGTTTCCATAAAGGCTCTTAGCTTTTTTGTCTCTATTTCCTGTATGAGTTCTTTTATAGACTCCTTTTCCTCTTTTAGCTTTTTGTATCTTTCCTGATAGTCTGTGTATCTCTCTTCATATTCCCTGTATTCCTCCTCCGCCTTGAAGTTCACACCGCCGATAGAAGAAAGTTCCTTCAGTATTCTTGAAAGCTCTTCTTTGAGTTTACCAAACCCCTCCTTTACCTCCACCACATCCCCCTCATAGTGGAGGTCTCTCAATTTGCTGAGGCTCTCTTCGTATCTCTCTTCAAGTTTTGCCCTTTCAAGCCCAAGTCTATGAAGCTCTTCTCTTATGGTCTCTTCGTGAAACTTCAACTTTCCAAGTTCTGACTGAAGGATTCTTTGCTCTTCTTCCAGTTTGTCCTTCTTTCTGTATAGTTCGTAAGCCTGCATATTGACCTGCTTTAGTTCTTCTTCTATCTCTTCTCTCTTTCTGTGTAGTCCTTCCAGCTCTTGGTTTAGTTTTTTAATCTCCTCCTGGGCACTGTCAATAAAGGCGAGTTTTCTGCCTATTTCCTTCTGTAAGCTCTCTCTTTCCATCTGTAGCTCTTTTAGTTTTAGCTGTTTTAGGTGTATGGACTCTTTTAGCCTTTCTATCTTTTGCTTTTGTTTTTCATATTCCCGTCTTAGGTCTTCCACTCCAGACTCCTTGTAATGGGTCAGAACCGACTGCCTCTTTATGTTGAGGTTTTCCAGCTTTTCCTCAAGATAAGCTATTTCTTCTTTTAAAGCCTGTGCTTTCCTTTTGGTCTCTTGCGACTCTTGTTCCAATATCTGAAGGTATTCTTCCGCCTTGCGAAGTTTCTCTTCTATATCTTTAAGTCTCTCATAGCCAGCTTTATCGGACTCTTCCACTTCCTCAAGCCTTCTTTTAAGGATGGCTATGATGCTTTCCTTTTCAAGAAGCTCATCCCTGAGAGCTTTTAGGAGCTTTTCCTCCCTTTGTTCCTCTTCCTTCAATTTCTGTTCAAGCTCCAAAAGTCTGTTTAGCTCCTCAAGATAAAAGGCTCTTCCAAGTTCACCCCTTTCTTCGCTATGCCCCCCACTTATGACGCCACTTTTCTCAAAAAGCTCTCCATCAAGGGTGACCATCCTATATGCATTCCCAAGGGACCTCGCAGTCTCAAAGCTGTCCACAAGGAGCGTGTCTCCAAAGATAAACCTTACTGCCCTTTCAAACCTTCTGTCGTATTCTAAGAGGTTCACCACAAAGTCTATAACACCCCTTTGTCTTGGTGGATAAGGTGGCAGGTTCGTTTCCCTTATCCTGTTCAAGGGTATAAAGTTTAGCCTTCCCCATTTTAGCTCCTTGAGCCTCTGTATGCACCTTTTTGCTACCTCTTCATCTTGAACCACCACATAGGAGAGCCTTCCACCCCCTGCGGTCTCAACCGCTCTGAGGTATTCAAGGTCTTTAACTCTTATAAGGCTTGAAGCTCTGCCGTAAACTCCTTCTATGCCCTCAAAGGGTAGGTCTTCTGGTGGCATGCTTGCCAGCCTACCCTTAAGCATGGATACCTCCTTAATGATTTCTTCTCTTTCTTGTCTTATTTTCCTGAGCCTTTCCTCTTGGCTTTGGTATTTATCCTTCTTTGCCCTTATGGACTTCTCTTCCTCCTTTAACATCTTCTGGTAGTTTTCCCTCTTCAGAAGGGACTCGCCCATGCTTGCCTTTATTTTTTTCTCCTCCTCCCTTAACCTTTCCATATCTTCTCTAACTTTCTCCTTTTTAAGCTCCAGCTCTTTCAGTTTCAGTTCCATCCTTGAAAGCTCTTTCCTTGCCTCCGCCAAAGTATTAGAAAGCTCTTTTAGTTTCTCCTCTGTCCTTTCCATCTCCTCAAGGGAAACCTTTAGGCTCTCCTCCCTTTCTTTTATACTCTTCCAAAGAAGGTTTGTAGCCTCTTCCAAGCCCAAGAGTTCCATCTCCTGCCCCTCAATCTCTCTCAGAAGCTCTTCTTCTTCCCTTTTTAGAGACTCCCTCTGGGATTCAAGAGAGCCTATCTGTTCCTGTGTATAGAAGACTTCCTTCTCAAGGTTTTCAGTTTTCTTTTTATGTTTTTCTATCTCTTGGCTGAGGACTTCAATAGACTGCGACAGCCTGCCAACCCTTTCTCTATAAGGAAAGAGACTCTCGCTTACGCTCTTTAGCTCCTCTTCTAAAAGGGTGAGCTTTTCTTCGTATTCTTTAAGCATCCCTTTGAGTTTTCCAAGCTCTTCCTCCTTCTGAGCCATAACTTGGGACACCTGCTGCAGTGATTTTTGAAGGTCATAGGCGGTCTTTAGATTGAGCTTTATCTCTAAAATTCTTCTCTTTTCTTCTAAGTCTCTGTATAGGTTTAGCCTCTTTAGCTCCTCTTTGAGCTTTTCCATCTGCACTTCCATCTCATCCATAAGAAGCCTAAGCTCCCTTAGTTTTAGCTCCACCTCTCCAAGGTCCGCAAGAGCCTTTTGCTTTTTCTCCTCATACTCTTCTATACCCGCTATCTCCTCAAGGAGCTTTCTCCTCTCCACAGGCGTCATCTTCAAAAACCTTACTATGTCTCCTTGAAGCACCACATTGTAGGCGTTTTCGTATATGCCAGCCTTAGAGAGAAAGTCCATCAAATCCCTTTCCCTTACCACCGCACCGTTTATTCTAAAGACCGTTCTCCCATCCTGATAGACTTTCCTTGAGATAACTATATCTTCTTCCTGAAGAGGGAAAAGCCCGTAGTTTTTAAAATGCACCTCCACATAGGCGTAATCCGCTCTGTCGGAGTTTTTTGAGTATATAAGGTAAGAGAGGTTTTTTGCCCTAAGGGTCTTTGCAGTAGCTATGCCAAGGCAAAAGGATATGGCATCACCTATATTAGACTTGCCCGCACCATTTGGACCAACAATACCTATGAAGCCCTGACCTAAGGGTATCTCTACCCTCTCTTTTCCGTAAGATTTAAACCCCTCTAAGGTTATTTTTTCTATCCAAGCCTTCACAGTTTAATAGTATAATTTAATATGGCAATGAATAGATATACAAAAACTGTAGAAAGGGATAGGTTGGAGGAATTGAAAGGAGGGCTTTTAAAAATACTAAAGAGATTCCTAACAGAGGAGTCCTATAAAGTCATTGAACTCAAACACTTAGATGGTTTTTTGAAACTCTTAACATGCGAGGACTTTGATAGGAAAAGTTTTAGGAGGCTGAGGGCTATATCAAAGTTCCTTATAGGCTTGCGTATTCCAGAAACAGCCTTAATACAAGCCTATAAGCTTATAAAGAACTACGCACTTTTAGAGGGGGACGATAAACTTATGTCAAAGATAGAATTTATATTCAAAAAC from Hydrogenobacter sp. T-8 includes these protein-coding regions:
- the smc gene encoding chromosome segregation protein SMC, whose protein sequence is MKAWIEKITLEGFKSYGKERVEIPLGQGFIGIVGPNGAGKSNIGDAISFCLGIATAKTLRAKNLSYLIYSKNSDRADYAYVEVHFKNYGLFPLQEEDIVISRKVYQDGRTVFRINGAVVRERDLMDFLSKAGIYENAYNVVLQGDIVRFLKMTPVERRKLLEEIAGIEEYEEKKQKALADLGEVELKLRELRLLMDEMEVQMEKLKEELKRLNLYRDLEEKRRILEIKLNLKTAYDLQKSLQQVSQVMAQKEEELGKLKGMLKEYEEKLTLLEEELKSVSESLFPYRERVGRLSQSIEVLSQEIEKHKKKTENLEKEVFYTQEQIGSLESQRESLKREEEELLREIEGQEMELLGLEEATNLLWKSIKEREESLKVSLEEMERTEEKLKELSNTLAEARKELSRMELKLKELELKKEKVREDMERLREEEKKIKASMGESLLKRENYQKMLKEEEKSIRAKKDKYQSQEERLRKIRQEREEIIKEVSMLKGRLASMPPEDLPFEGIEGVYGRASSLIRVKDLEYLRAVETAGGGRLSYVVVQDEEVAKRCIQRLKELKWGRLNFIPLNRIRETNLPPYPPRQRGVIDFVVNLLEYDRRFERAVRFIFGDTLLVDSFETARSLGNAYRMVTLDGELFEKSGVISGGHSEERGELGRAFYLEELNRLLELEQKLKEEEQREEKLLKALRDELLEKESIIAILKRRLEEVEESDKAGYERLKDIEEKLRKAEEYLQILEQESQETKRKAQALKEEIAYLEEKLENLNIKRQSVLTHYKESGVEDLRREYEKQKQKIERLKESIHLKQLKLKELQMERESLQKEIGRKLAFIDSAQEEIKKLNQELEGLHRKREEIEEELKQVNMQAYELYRKKDKLEEEQRILQSELGKLKFHEETIREELHRLGLERAKLEERYEESLSKLRDLHYEGDVVEVKEGFGKLKEELSRILKELSSIGGVNFKAEEEYREYEERYTDYQERYKKLKEEKESIKELIQEIETKKLRAFMETFQAVDRNLRHIFSELSPGGRAYMVLEREDDPFSGGVSLVVKPRGKEVQYLEAISGGEKTLAAISLIFAIQDYRPSPFYYFDEVDAHLDEANARRVGELIKERSKKAQFIVVTLREVLASFADKVIGVSGRGGVSKVFALENPAQLLTG